The following are encoded together in the Drosophila sechellia strain sech25 chromosome 3R, ASM438219v1, whole genome shotgun sequence genome:
- the LOC6620058 gene encoding exocyst complex component 6: MSKVTVQDIEAVDDYWGPTFRSILEGNNTKQIGDQLEQRIRSHDKEIERICNLYYQGFIESIQELLQVRTQAQQLHNEVHSLDTSLRQISASLIQQGNDLVRARQIESNLASAIEALKSCLPALECYMKFTQQAKNKQYYQALRTLETLETEHLTRLKTHNYRFATQMQIQIPIIKENIRRSSASDFREFLENIRKFSPRIGELAITHTKQLQKRDINAIIAEHIQQMNGGEAGGAGAGGDDDGANVSAQDLIDFSPIYRCLHIYMVLGQREYFEKDYRQQRRDQAKLVLQPPPNMHDNLEAYKTYICAIVGFFVVEDHVKNTAGDVVTSSYLDDLWSSSLTKFVNEISMSSSSCTDPNILLRIKNLIMLSINTFKCYGYTVNILWELLHNMRDHYNEVLLQRWVHVFREILDKEQFLPMVVQNTEEYECIIERFPFHSEQLENAPFPKKFPFSRMVPEVYHQAKEFMYACMKFAEELTLSPNEVAAMVRKAANLLLTRSFSGCLSVVFRQPSITLTQLIQIIIDTQYLEKAGPFLDEFVCHMTNTERSVSQTPSAMFHVARQDAEKQVGLRICSKIDEFFELSAYDWLLVEPPGIASAFITDMISYLKSTFDSFAFKLPHIAQAACRRTFEHIAEKIYSIMYDEDVKQISTGALTQINLDLMQCEFFAASEPVPGLKEGELSKYFLRNRQLLDLLILEEWSTYFHDYGKQENRYHLVQPQSIIVILEKIREADKKPIFSLVRKNDKKKLLETVLKQLKHIADRQN, translated from the exons ATGTCCAAAGTGACCGTGCAAGACATTGAGGCGGTGGACGACTACTGGGGACCGACATTCCGTTCGATCCTCGAAG GCAACAACACCAAGCAGATTGGCGACCAACTGGAGCAGCGTATACGGAGCCATGACAAGGAGATCGAGCGGATCTGCAACCTGTACTACCAGGGCTTCATCGAATCAATTCAGGAGCTGCTCCAGGTGCGCACGCAGGCACAGCAGCTGCACAACGAGGTGCATTCCCTGGACACTTCCCTTCGCCAGATCAGCGCCTCGCTGATTCAGCAGGGCAATGATCTAGTGCGTGCTCGTCAGATCGAATCCAATCTGGCCAGCGCCATCGAGGCACTCAAATCCTGTCTGCCCGCATTGGAGTGCTACATGAAGTTCACACAGCAGGCCAAGAACAAGCAGTACTACCAGGCGCTGAGAACTCTGGAGACGCTGGAGACGGAGCACCTAACGCGCTTAAAGACACACAACTATCGATTCGCCAcccagatgcagatacagattccCATAATCAAGGAAAACATCCGTCGCTCTTCCGCCTCGGACTTCCGAGAGTTTCTCGAGAACATCCGCAAGTTTTCGCCCCGCATCGGCGAGCTGGccatcacacacacaaaacagcTGCAAAAGCGTGATATCAACGCCATCATTGCCGAGCACATACAGCAGATGAATGGAGGCGAAGCCGGCGGAGCAGGTGCTGGCGGGGATGATGATGGTGCCAACGTTAGTGCTCAGGACCTCATTGACTTCTCCCCCATCTACCGCTGCCTACACATCTACATGGTGCTGGGTCAGCGGGAGTACTTCGAGAAGGACTACCGTCAGCAGCGCAGGGATCAGGCCAAACTGGTGCTTCAACCGCCGCCCAACATGCACGACAATTTGGAGGCCTACAAAACGTACATCTGTGCCATCGTTGGCTTCTTTGTGGTCGAGGATCACGTTAAAAACACGGCGGGCGATGTCGTGACCAGCAGTTATTTGGACGATCTGTGGTCCAGCTCGCTAACCAAGTTTGTCAACGAGATCAGCATGAGTTCTTCCTCCTGCACCGATCCTAATATCCTTCTGCGCATTAAGAACCTCATAATGCTGTCCATCAATACGTTTAAGTGCTACGGTTACACCGTGAACATCCTCTGGGAACTATTGCACAACATGCGGGATCATTATAATGAG GTTTTACTGCAACGTTGGGTGCATGTGTTCCGCGAAATTCTCGACAAGGAACAGTTCCTGCCCATGGTTGTGCAAAACACAGAAGAGTATGAATGCATCATCGAACGATTCCCCTTCCATTCGGAACAGCTTGAAAACGCTCCCTTTCCAAAGAAATTCCCGTTTTCGAGAATGGTGCCGGAGGTGTATCACCAGGCGAAGGAATTCATGTATGCCTGCATGAAGTTCGCCGAGGAGCTAACCCTATCGCCCAACGAGGTGGCCGCCATGGTGCGCAAGGCGGCCAATCTGCTGCTCACGCGAAGTTTCAGTGGCTGTCTATCTGTGGTGTTCCGCCAGCCGAGCATCACGCTGACGCAGCTCATTCAGATCATAATCGACACGCAGTACTTGGAGAAGGCAGGACCGTTTCTGGACGAGTTCGTGTGTCACATGACCAACACAGAGAGAAGTGTATCTCAAACACCATCGGCCATGTTCCATGTGGCCCGGCAAGACGCCGAGAAGCAAGTGGGCCTACGTATTTGCTCGAAGATCGATGAGTTCTTCGAGCTAAGCGCCTATGACTGGTTACTGGTAGAGCCGCCGGGAATAGCCTCCGCCTTCATTACTGACATGATTTCCTACCTTAAGAGCACCTTTGACAGCTTCGCCTTCAAGCTGCCCCACATCGCCCAGGCGGCCTGTCGACGCACCTTCGAGCACATTGCAGAGAAGATTTACTCGATCATGTATGACGAGGATGTGAAGCAGATTTCCACCGGAGCCCTCACTCAAATCAACCTGGATCTAATGCAGTGCGAGTTTTTTGCTGCCTCGGAACCCGTGCCTGGTCTGAAGGAAGGAGAGCTGAGCAAGTACTTCCTGCGTAACCGTCAGCTGTTGGACCTGCTCATTCTAGAGGAATGGAGCACGTATTTCCATGACTATGGCAAGCAAGAAAACCGCTACCATCTGGTGCAACCTCAGTCTATTATTGTGATACTAGAAAAGATTCGCGAGGCGGACAAGAAGCCCATTTTCTCGCTGGTGCGAAAGAATGACAAGAAGAAGCTTTTGGAGACGGTGCTAAAGCAGCTAAAGCACATCGCCGATAGACAGAATTAG
- the LOC6620057 gene encoding major facilitator superfamily domain-containing protein 10 produces the protein MADLRSRHNGTAAVEKQNHSQTGSHHHNNNKALDKEASENGKPEKSDPMIYIIFVSLLFDLLAFTIILPLLPSLLEHYRQNDSSGLYAVLTDRVRWFQQLLGAPDRYISVLFGGFLGSMFSFLQFVASPIVGGLSDYYGRKPVLLACASGIALSYLIWACSSNFALFVLARFVGGISKGNISLCMSVITDVSSVKTRGRGMALVGVAFSLGFIVGPMIGALFAIFSDKSGSTWFVLPSLLAFGLAVGDLVVLACCLRETLPKEKRVKEISSALSYGLQLLNFSAIFRFAAIKNVPKKDIAALRSIGLVYFLYLFLYSGLEFTVTFLMYHKFGYTSMDQAKMFLTTGVIMTLLQGSVVRRLPEAKIKCYAIFSLYLIVPAFVVVGLAEGSRMLYAGMTLFAISTAFAVTCLTTLVSKYGNDDQKGSVLGIFRSLGALARALGPVVGCIAFWCVGSRITYIAGGLLLIYPAVALQRARI, from the exons ATGGCCGACCTACGGAGTCGCCACAATGGAACCGCTGCCGTGGAGAAGCAAAACCACAGCCAAACCGGAAGTCACCatcacaacaacaataaagcGCTGGATAAGGAAGCATCGGAGAATGGAAAGCCGGAGAAGAGTGATCCCATGATATACATAATCTTCGTATCGCTGCTCTTCGACTTGCTGGCCTTCACCATTATTCTCCCGCTCCTGCCCTCGCTGTTGGAGCATTATCGCCAGAACGACAGCTCCGGCCTGTATGCGGTGCTCACGGATCGGGTGCGCTGGTTCCAGCAGCTCCTGGGCGCCCCAGATCGCTACATATCGGTGCTATTCGGGGGGTTTCTCGGCTCCATGTTCAGCTTCCTGCAGTTCGTGGCCAGTCCGATTGTCGGAGGACTCTCGGACTACTACGGACGAAAACCAGTCCTGCTGGCTTGTGCG AGTGGCATTGCCTTATCCTATCTGATCTGGGCCTGCTCCAGTAACTTTGCCCTGTTCGTTTTGGCCCGCTTCGTGGGCGGCATTAGCAAGGGCAACATATCGCTGTGCATGTCCGTCATTACGGATGTGTCCAGCGTTAAGACCCGTGGACGCGGTATGGCccttgtgggcgtggccttCTCGCTGGGCTTTATTGTGGGGCCGATGATTGGAGCCCTGTTCGCCATATTCTCCGATAAAAGTGGAAGCACTTGGTTTGTGTTGCCTTCTCTGCTGGCGTTTGGCCTGGCCGTTGGAGATCTTGTGGTCCTGGCGTGCTGTCTGCGGGAAACGTTGCCCAAG GAGAAACGTGTTAAGGAGATATCATCTGCACTGTCTTATGGCCTGCAGTTGCTCAACTTTTCGGCCATATTTAG ATTTGCTGCCATCAAAAATGTGCCCAAGAAAGACATTGCGGCCCTGCGATCCATTGGCCTGGTATACTTCTTGTATCTCTTTCTGTATTCCGGCTTGGAGTTTACCGTCACATTTCTGATGTACCACAAATTCGGTTACACTTCGATGGATCAGGCGAAGATGTTTTTGACAACGG GTGTAATCATGACTTTGCTGCAGGGATCGGTGGTCCGACGGCTGCCCGAGGCGAAGATCAAGTGCTATGCCATCTTCAGTCTGTACCTGATTGTACCCGCATTCGTAGTAGTCGGCCTAGCCGAGGGCAGTCGGATGCTCTACGCCGGCATGACTCTGTTCGCAATCTCCACAGCCTTTGCTGTCACCTGTCTGACCACCCTCGTATCCAAATACGGAAACGATGACCAGAAGGGTTCAGTACTGGGCATATTCCGCTCACTGGGAGCTTTGGCTCGAGCTCTGGGCCCCGTGGTGGGTTGCATTG CCTTCTGGTGCGTGGGATCCAGGATCACCTATATCGCCGGGGGACTTCTGCTCATTTATCCAGCCGTGGCCTTGCAACGCGCTCGCATTTAA
- the LOC6620059 gene encoding TBC1 domain family member 22B: MMDNNVEQLSAKSQTELAESTAAATGTPGAGGAVVTVASGAGPTPGANSSTFWKNSGRRVPGRPSPKRELEKAAAVGVAVGRGAAPGSGMVSTFTEYQKSVSDAWDMGDDEFCIISSTEAAAAAVGAGGDAAHFSRQVSQTVALNVIETHSRSNQNHNASRSANESGADLVPVSSSSTDDCKEDRRSLPDSNENRSRLRNYPGRPQLQKISSNCQDSEYETKIEKFQVVLDSPQLDLVALKKISWSGVPRKMRAVSWRLLSKYLPPSSERRMAVLESKRQGYQDLRHNYFRVDSQDETQQDTYRQIHIDVPRMNPQIPLFQQQLVQEMFERILFIWAIRHPASGYVQGINDLVTPFFIVFLQEALTPNTDLEKYDMSTLPEETRNIIEADSFWCLSKFLDCIQDNYIFAQLGIQEKVNQLKDLIQRIDVNLHRHLQAHGVDYLQFSFRWMNNLLTRELPLHCTIRLWDTYLAESDGFALFHLYVCAAFLLHWKEQLMQQNDFQGLMLLLQNLPTHNWSDRQINVLLAEAFRLKFTYADAPKHLETKS; the protein is encoded by the exons ATGATGGATAACAATGTAGAGCAATTATCAGCAAAGAGCCAAACTGAACTAGCCGAgtccacagcagcagcaacaggaacACCAGGAGCAGGTGGAGCAGTAGTAACCGTGGCCAGTGGAGCCGGACCAACGCCCGGCGCAAACTCTTCGACCTTTTGGAAAAACAGCGGACGTCGAGTGCCCGGACGGCCCAGTCCCAAGCGGGAGCTCGAGAAGGCGGCGGCAGTTGGGGTAGCGGTCGGTCGCGGCGCTGCCCCCGGATCTGGTATGGTGTCCACCTTTACCGAGTACCAGAAGTCGGTGAGCGATGCCTGGGACATGGGTGACGACGAGTTctgcatcatcagcagcacGGAGGCGGCTGCCGCGGCCGTTGGAGCTGGTGGTG ATGCGGCTCATTTCTCCCGGCAAGTGTCGCAGACGGTGGCTCTCAACGTGATCGAGACGCACTCTCGAAGTAACCAGAACCATAATGCATCCCGGTCAGCAAACGAAAGTGGCGCAGATTTGGTCCCAGTCAGCAGTAGCTCGACGGACGACTGCAAGGAAGACCGCAGATCTCTGCCGGACAGTAACGAAAACAG ATCTAGATTGAGGAACTACCCGGGCAGACCGCAATTGCAGAAGATAAGCTCGAATTGCCAGGACAGCGAGTACGaaacgaaaattgaaaaattccaaGTGGTGCTAGACTCGCCTCAACTGGACTTGGTGGCTCTCAAGAAGATCAGCTGGTCTGGTGTGCCTCGGAAG ATGCGAGCTGTCAGCTGGCGACTCCTTTCGAAGTATCTTCCGCCTTCAAGTGAGCGAAGGATGGCGGTGCTGGAGAGCAAGCGGCAGGGCTACCAGGACCTCAGGCACAACTACTTCCGGGTGGATAGCCAGGATGAGACGCAACAGGACACATACCGCCAGATTCACATCGATGTGCCACGAATGAACCCCCAGATTCCGCTCTTCCAGCAGCAGCTTGTCCAGGAGATGTTCGAGCGCATTCTCTTTATCTGGGCCATTCGCCATCCTGCCTCCGGCTACGTGCAGGGCATCAACGACCTGGTCACACCCTTCTTTATCGTCTTTCTACAGGAGGCCTTGACGCCGAATACGGATCTCGAAAAGTACGACATGTCCACGCTGCCCGAGGAGACTCGAAACATTATCGAGGCGGACTCGTTTTGGTGCTTATCTAAGTTTCTCGACTGCATTCAGGATAACTACATCTTTGCCCAGCTGGGCATACAGGAGAAGGTTAACCAACTCAAGGATCTGATACAGCGCATTGACG TGAACTTACATCGTCATCTACAGGCACATGGTGTCGACTACTTGCAATTCTCATTTCGCTGGATGAACAATCTGCTGACACGCGAGCTGCCGCTGCACTGCACCATCCGATTGTGGGACACATATCTCGCAGAGTCCGACGGCTTCGCCCTGTTCCACTTGTACGTGTGCGCGGCATTCCTTCTGCACTGGAAGGAGCAGCTGATGCAACAAAACGATTTCCAG GGTCTCATGTTGCTGCTACAAAATCTGCCAACACACAACTGGTCCGATCGACAAATCAATGTACTGCTGGCCGAGGCATTCCGCCTGAAGTTCACGTATGCGGATGCGCCCAAGCATTTGGAGACGAAGAGTTGA